Proteins encoded by one window of Thunnus thynnus chromosome 3, fThuThy2.1, whole genome shotgun sequence:
- the parn gene encoding poly(A)-specific ribonuclease PARN encodes MEVTRKNFKDCLNSVYAAIEDADFLAIDGEFSGISDGPNVSALTNGLDTPEERYTKLKKHSMDFLLFQFGLCTFKYDQTESKYITKTFNFYIFPKPFSRTSPDIKFICQSSSIDFLASQGFDFNKVFCHGIPYLNQEEEAQLREQTEERRNQHANGVGTPSYISPSSKGPAHVPEEHKDFINRVVEKVEALFTNAEKTLDLEPCTGFQRKLIYQTLNWKFPKGLHVETMETEKKERYIQVSKVDDEERKRREQQKLEREQEELNDAVGFSRVIHAISKSGKLVVGHNMLLDVMHTIHQFYCPLPEDLQDFKEVTMCVFPRLLDTKLMASTQPFKELITNTSLAELEKQLKETPFKSPRVEAAEGFPSYNTAQEQLHEAGYDAYITGLCFISMANYLGSFLTPPKAYISARSKLIEPFFNKLFLMRIIDIPYLNITGPDLQPKRDHVLYVTFPKEWKTSDLYQLFSAFGNIQVSWMDDTSAFVSLSQTDQVQIAMNTSRYAESYRIQTYAEYIQGKQQEKEKLSQTAKSWGEDGWVKPHYTSSTASGFGYPRGLRKRSISPVQADPGSGDALVADGWNNYSYMDSTGSKKMKTDDVVESKTSEGWLKTTDSSDSAGLSPVPDEDESPEGTDPANNAEGTVTWQQAPTVHGRKGQKNKKKKSEEAESTTSLFEVPEVW; translated from the exons ATGGAGGTGACACGCAAAA ATTTTAAAGACTGCTTAAACTCTGTGTACGCCGCCATAGAAGATGCGGACTTCCTTGCAATCGATGGAGAATTTTCAG ggATAAGCGACGGCCCTAATGTCAGTGCACTCACCAACGGACTGGACACGCCGGAGGAGCGATACACCAAGTTGAAAAAG CATTCCATGGACTTCCTGCTGTTCCAGTTTGGATTATGTACATTCAAGTACGACCAGACAGAGTCAAA GTACATCACGAAgacttttaatttttatatattcCCAAAACCATTCAGCAGGACGTCCCCCGACATAAAGTTCATCTGTCAA AGTTCCAGTATCGACTTCCTGGCCAGTCAGGGATTTGACTTCAACAAGGTGTTCTGTCACG GAATCCCATACCTGAATCAAGAGGAGGAAGCCCAGCTGAGggagcagacagaggagaggaggaatcAACATGCTAACGGTGTTGGGACACCATCCTACATCTCCCCATCCTCCAAAGGTCCTGCACACGTACCCGAGGAACATAAAGACTTCATCAACAGAGTGGT AGAGAAGGTTGAGGCCCTCTTCACTAACGCAGAGAAGACTTTGGACTTGGAGCCATGCACTGG GTTTCAGAGGAAGCTGATATACCAGACACTGAACTGGAA gTTTCCCAAGGGGCTTCATGTGGAAACCATGGAAACAGAAAAG aAGGAGCGATACATCCAGGTCAGTAAAGTGGAtgatgaggagaggaagaggagggaacaGCAGAAACTGGAGAGAGAGCAG GAGGAGCTAAATGATGCAGTAGGCTTCTCCAGGGTCATCCACGCCATTTCCAAATCT GGTAAACTTGTGGTTGGCCACAACATGCTGTTAGATGTGATGCACACCATCCACCAGTTCTACTGCCCACTGCCAGAG GATCTTCAAGACTTTAAAGAGGTCACAATGTGCGTCTTCCCAAG ACTTCTGGATACAAAGTTGATGGCTTCCACTCAGCCATTTAAG GAGCTGATCACGAACACCTCTCTGGCAGAGTTGGAGAAACAGCTGAAAGAGACTCCCTTCAAGTCACCACGAGTTG AAGCGGCAGAGGGTTTCCCCAGTTACAACACAGCCCAGGAACAGCTCCACGAGGCGGGGTATGACGCTTACATCACAGGCCTCTGCTTCATCTCCATGGCCAACTACctgg GCTCTTTCTTGACTCCACCCAAAGCCTACATCTCAGCTCGCTCCAAACTTATTGAGCCTTTCTTCAACAA GCTTTTCCTGATGAGAATAATAGATATTCCCTACCTCAACATCACAGGACCAGATT TGCAACCTAAAAGAGACCATGTCCTGTATGTCACCTTCCCAAAAGAGTGGAAGACCAGTGACCTCTACCAGCTCTTTAGTGCCTTTG GGAACATCCAGGTTTCATGGATGGACGACACATCAGCCTTTGTGTCCCTCAGTCAAACAGACCAGGTGCAAATAG CTATGAACACCAGCCGCTATGCAGAGAGCTACAGGATCCAGACATATGCAGAGTACATCCAGGGTAagcagcaggagaaggagaagCTCAGCCAGACAGCCAAAAGCTGGGGAGAGGACGGCTGGGTGAAACCTCACTACACCTCCTCTACTGCCTCCGGTTTCGGTTATCCCAG gGGTTTGAGGAAACGCAGCATCAGCCCCGTTCAGGCAGACCCGGGGTCCGGAGATGCTCTGGTTGCAGACGGTTGGAATAACTACTCATACATGGATAGCACAGGCAGCAAGAAGATGAAaactgatg ATGTTGTCGAGAGCAAGACCTCAGAAGGATGGCTAAAGACAAC AGATTCGTCAGATTCAGCGGGGTTAAGTCCAGTCCCTGATGAGGACGAAAGTCCTGAGGGCACCGATCCAGCCAATAACGCTGAGGGGACGGTCACCTGGCAACAAGCCCCGACAGTCCACGGGAGGAAAGGtcaaaagaacaagaaaaagaagtccgaag AGGCTGAATCTACAACATCGCTGTTTGAGGTTCCAGAGGTTTGGTAG